The genome window CACCGACGTCGACGACGGTGCCGGTCGGCTCGTGGCCGAGGATGTGTGGCGGATCCGGACGGTAGCCGAACCAGTCCCAGTCTCCCTGCCAGCAGTGCCAGTCGCTCCGGCAGACGCCACAACCTTCGACCGTCGCGACGACACCATCGGATTCCGGCTCCGGGCGGTCGACCTCCTGTACCTCGAGCGGTTCTTGAAACTCCTCCAGTACGACGGCTTGCATCGACATACTCACGATGGAACGACCGTGCCCGTCATTAACCCACACTATTAATACTGTATTTCCTGCGACGTACGTCAGGACTTCGTGTAGACGACCGACGAAAAAGCGCCACGACGGTCGACGCCGACACGTCCCAAAATACACCGCAAGAGGTCGATAAGGGCCTATTGACCGTCGGGAACAACGGATCGGTGTTGACGATGGCCTCCCGAGCGCGAGCCACGTGAAAAACCACGGAGAGGGTGGTCGTCTCCAGTGACCGTCCGGAGGTCAGTTCAGGCCGTGTTCCTCGAGGACGTCTTCGATCGTCGCCTCGGCACGACTCGAGAGATCGTCGTCCGGTTCGATCGGTTCGCGGCCGTCGAACGTTTCGTGGACCAGCGCGACGCTTTCGGCCAGCACATCGAGACCGTAGCCTCCCTCGAGGACGAACGCGAGCGCGGCATCGACGTCGTCGGCGAGCGTCCGCAGTCGGTCGGTCATCAGCGCGTAGGCCTCGGTCGTGAGTCGAACGCGCGAGATGGGGTCGTGGCGATGGGCGTCGAAGCCGGCGCTGATGATGAGGAGGTCGGGGTCATACGCCTCGAGTGCGCCGGCGACCGGTCCGTCGACGATCGCCAGATACGCCGCGTCGTTCGTCCCGGCTGGCACTGGGACGTTCATCGTCGTTCCCGCCCCCGCACCCTCGCCGGTTTCGTCGAGGTCACCGGTACCCGGGTAGAGCCCGCGTTCGTGGATCGAGACGAAGAAGACGTCCTCGCGGTCGTAGAAGATGTCCTGTGTGCCGTTGCCGTGGTGGACGTCCCAGTCGACGATCGCCACGCGATCGACGGCGTAGGCATCGTTCTCGAGGGCTTGCTGGGCGGCGACCGCGACGTTGTTCGCAAAGCAAAATCCCATCGCGTCTTCGGGGACGGCGTGATGGCCCGGTGGCCGTCCGATCGAAAACGGCGTTTCCCGGCCCGTCGCCCCCTCGAGCGCTTCCTCGACGGCCCAGCAGGCCAGCCCGGCGCTTCGACAGACCGCATCCCACGTCTCCTCGACGGCGACCGTATCGGGATCCCAGTTTCCACCACCGTCAGCACAGAACTCCTCGACCGACTCCACGTACTCCCTGTCGTGAACGCTCGCGATCTCGTCGACTCCCACCGGATCGGGTTCGACGTACTTGATGCCGTGTTTCGTCTTCAGGCGCTCCCGAATCGCCCGTAGCCGGTCCGGTGCCTCGGGATGGCGCGGACCGGGATCGTGTGCGAGACAATCCTCGCTGTAGCCAAATTGCATCTCACTCGAACAGCGAGAAGTACGTCTCGATGTCGTCGTCGGTGATCGTTCGGCGATCGGCGTGATGGGCGAGAATTGCCGCCGCCTTC of Natrarchaeobaculum sulfurireducens contains these proteins:
- a CDS encoding histone deacetylase family protein; this encodes MQFGYSEDCLAHDPGPRHPEAPDRLRAIRERLKTKHGIKYVEPDPVGVDEIASVHDREYVESVEEFCADGGGNWDPDTVAVEETWDAVCRSAGLACWAVEEALEGATGRETPFSIGRPPGHHAVPEDAMGFCFANNVAVAAQQALENDAYAVDRVAIVDWDVHHGNGTQDIFYDREDVFFVSIHERGLYPGTGDLDETGEGAGAGTTMNVPVPAGTNDAAYLAIVDGPVAGALEAYDPDLLIISAGFDAHRHDPISRVRLTTEAYALMTDRLRTLADDVDAALAFVLEGGYGLDVLAESVALVHETFDGREPIEPDDDLSSRAEATIEDVLEEHGLN